The following coding sequences lie in one Salarias fasciatus chromosome 7 unlocalized genomic scaffold, fSalaFa1.1 super_scaffold_4, whole genome shotgun sequence genomic window:
- the LOC115382970 gene encoding glycerol-3-phosphate acyltransferase 4-like — translation MAWFLLAEDSLLWGCLNATMTVWSALTILFVIVSTVPGEVSGVSTFYLRTLLKIFEWATLQMELRAKENNQQLYKPYATGIIDKEPIVSMQQEIQKIRGPVCDSASDSEFELADLIFFCRRGVESIVDDEVTKCFSAQELDGWNLMTRSNKNDCHVTRPVAVLWALGILVRYGVLLPARMLIAAAGISLFLVSATFVSFLPNTRIKSYLSEKVQWLGCRLCATSLTAVITYHNRENKPKNDGICVANHTTPMDVIFLSNDGSCSMVGQLHGGLFGMIQRAMLKCSAHIWFERTEAEERHLVVKRLKDHVADKTKPPPVIFPEGTCINNTSVMMFRKGTFEVGCPVYPVAIKYDPRFGEAFWNSSRFGLVVYLLTMMSSWAIVCSIWYLPPMSKEDGEDAVQFANRVKAAIAVRGGLADVIWDGQLKRANVKKTYKEEQQKLYSKLLLGDCGVN, via the exons ATGGCTTGGTTCCTTCTGGCTGAAGACAGTCTGCTCTGGGGATGCCTCAACGCCACCATGACGGTTTGGTCTGCGCTCACGATCCTCTTCGTTATTGTGTCGACTGTACCTGGAGAGGTTTCTGGTGTCAGCACCTTCTACCTGAGGACGCTCCTCAAGATATTTGAG TGGGCAACCTTGCAAATGGAGCTGAGAGCGAAGGAAAACAATCAGCAACTTTACAAACCATATGCAACTG GTATCATAGATAAAGAGCCAATAGTGTCGATGCAGCAGGAGATCCAGAAGATCCGGGGTCCCGTCTGCGATTCGGCCTCAGACTCGGAGTTTGAGCTGGCCGACCTCATCTTCTTCTGCCGGCGAGGCGTGGAGAGCATCGTGGACGACGAGGTGACAAAGTGCTTCTCAGCCCAGGAGCTGGACGGATGGAACCTGATGACGCGCAGCAATAAGAACGACTGTCACGTCACCCGGCCGGTCGCCGTCCTGTGGGCTCTGGGGATCCTGGTCCGCTACGGGGTCCTGCTGCCCGCCAG GATGCTTATTGCAGCTGCTGGAATTAGTCTGTTCCTGGTCTCGGCCACATTCGTGAGCTTTCTACCCAACACACG GATAAAGTCTTACTTGAGTGAAAAGGTTCAGTGGCTCGGTTGTCGCCTCTGTGCTACGTCTCTCACTGCAGTCATCACCTACCACAACAG agagaacaaaccaAAGAATGATGGCATCTGTGTGGCCAATCACACAACACCGATGGATGTCATATTCTTGAGCAACGACGGCAGCTGCTCCATG gttgGCCAGCTGCATGGAGGGCTGTTTGGGATGATCCAAAGAGCCATGCTGAAATGTTCTGCTCACATCTGGTTTGAAAGAACAGAAGCCGAAGagagacatctagtggtcaaaCG ACTTAAAGATCATGTTGCTGATAAAACCAAACCACCTCCAGTCATCTTCCCTGAAG GCACCTGCATTAACAACACGTCAGTGATGATGTTCAGAAAGGGCACTTTTGAAGTCGGCTGCCCAGTCTATCCAGTCGCCATTAAG TATGATCCGCGGTTCGGAGAAGCTttctggaacagcagcaggttcGGGCTGGTGGTTTACCTCCTGACCATGATGAGCAGCTGGGCCATCGTCTGCAGCATCTGGTACCTGCCTCCCATGAGCAAAGAG GACGGGGAGGATGCTGTACAGTTTGCCAACAGAGTGAAGGCAGCCATCGCTGTTCGAGGAGGACTGGCGGATGTCATTTG GGATGGACAGCTGAAAAGAGCAAATGTAAAGAAAACCTACAAAGAGGAACAGCAGAAACTTTACAGCAAACTTCTCTTGGGCGACTGTGGCGTCAActag
- the cabp1b gene encoding calcium-binding protein 1b isoform X1 → MSSSLPKSESTTSLLRSSGLGRRSAHSDHGPHGHRSHRAPHHPAGARGGGDDAPWTEDCETSARRPLCQPRHADPRNASEHHRAHRGHSHRQPAPPEDSYAQEDARHRASRHAKERGKPSRSKHAQHPHGSSREMPPPSPHVHAGSRQDRRTSPTPSHPKHADEAAFFFEPSERAVTGSSSSLSSDQHAPSAPAKPASSRTSKRLSATLSEYDSSLHPIVKSVFGQDQKKNYKAVQSCEEGGSGGAYLEPLVALAQNGANMHNVLGPACIFLRKGFAESRQADRELRPEEMDELREAFKEFDKDKDGFIGCKDLGNCMRTMGYMPTEMELIELSQQINMNLGGHVDFEDFVELMGPKLLAETADMIGVKELRDAFKEFDTNGDGQISTAELREAMKKLLGQQVGHRDLEDILRDIDLNGDGHVDFEEFVRMMSR, encoded by the exons ATGAGCTCCTCTCTGCCCAAAAGCGAGTCCACCACCTCGCTGCTGCGGTCCTCCGGGCTCGGCCGCCGCTCGGCGCACTCGGATCACGGTCCGCACGGCCACCGGAGCCACCGCGCTCCCCATCACCCCGCCGGAGCCAGGGGCGGCGGCGACGACGCGCCGTGGACGGAGGACTGCGAGACCAGCGCGCGGAGACCGCTCTGCCAACCGAGGCACGCCGACCCCCGGAACGCGAGCGAGCACCACCGGGCGCACAGGGGCCACTCTCACCGGCAGCCGGCCCCGCCGGAGGACAGTTACGCGCAGGAGGACGCGCGGCACAGGGCGAGCAGGCACGCGAAGGAGCGCGGGAAGCCCTCCAGATCCAAGCACGCGCAGCATCCGCACGGCTCCTCCAGAGAGATGCCTCCTCCCTCACCGCACGTCCACGCCGGCTCCCGGCAGGACCGGAGGACCTCGCCGACCCCGTCCCACCCGAAGCACGCGGACGAGGCGGCTTTCTTCTTCGAGCCCAGCGAGAGAGCCGTGACCgggtcctcctccagcctcagctcCGACCAGCACGCGCCCAGCGCACCTGCCAAGCCCGCATCCAGCCGCACGTCCAAGCGGCTGAGCGCCACTTTGTCCGAGTACgactcctctctccatcccatAGTGAAGTCCGTGTTTGGCCAG gaccagaagaagAACTACAAAGCAGTGCAGTCCTGTGAGGAGGGGGGATCTGGGGGGGCCTATCTTGAGCCACTAGTGGCCCTGGCCCAGAACGGAGCCAACATGCACAACGTGTTGGGGCCTGCATGCATCTTTCTGCGCAAGGGCTTCGCTGAGAGCCGGCAGGCT GACCGAGAACTGAGGCCAGAAGAAATGGATG AGTTGCGTGAGGCTTTCAAAGAGTTTGACAAGGACAAAGACGGATTCATTGGCTGTAAAGACCTGGGAAACTGCATGAGGACGATGGGCTACATGCcgacagagatggagctgatcGAGCTGAGCCAGCAGATCAACATGAACT TGGGAGGACACGTCGACTTTGAGGACTTCGTTGAGCTCATGGGGCCAAAACTCCTGGCAGAGACGGCAGACATGATTggagtgaaggagctgaggGACGCCTTCAAGGAG TTTGACACCAATGGCGACGGCCAGATCAGCACAGCGGAGCTTCGAGAGGCGATGAAAAAACTGTTGGGACAACAG GTCGGCCACAGAGACCTGGAGGACATCCTGCGGGACATCGACCTCAACGGAGACGGACATGTAGACTTTGAAG AATTTGTGAGGATGATGTCTCGATGA
- the cabp1b gene encoding calcium-binding protein 1b isoform X3, whose protein sequence is MAGNTCIHTCIRVHLNTGTRTQTKLERKHKTRRIIFFLAMGNSVKSLKIFTKKDQKKNYKAVQSCEEGGSGGAYLEPLVALAQNGANMHNVLGPACIFLRKGFAESRQADRELRPEEMDELREAFKEFDKDKDGFIGCKDLGNCMRTMGYMPTEMELIELSQQINMNLGGHVDFEDFVELMGPKLLAETADMIGVKELRDAFKEFDTNGDGQISTAELREAMKKLLGQQVGHRDLEDILRDIDLNGDGHVDFEEFVRMMSR, encoded by the exons ATGGCTGgaaacacatgcatacacacatgcatacgCGTGCATTTAAATACAGGCACCCGAACACAGACAAAGTTAGagagaaaacataaaacaagaaggataattttttttcttgcaatgGGCAACTCTGTAAAGTCGCTTAAAATTTTCACCAAAAAG gaccagaagaagAACTACAAAGCAGTGCAGTCCTGTGAGGAGGGGGGATCTGGGGGGGCCTATCTTGAGCCACTAGTGGCCCTGGCCCAGAACGGAGCCAACATGCACAACGTGTTGGGGCCTGCATGCATCTTTCTGCGCAAGGGCTTCGCTGAGAGCCGGCAGGCT GACCGAGAACTGAGGCCAGAAGAAATGGATG AGTTGCGTGAGGCTTTCAAAGAGTTTGACAAGGACAAAGACGGATTCATTGGCTGTAAAGACCTGGGAAACTGCATGAGGACGATGGGCTACATGCcgacagagatggagctgatcGAGCTGAGCCAGCAGATCAACATGAACT TGGGAGGACACGTCGACTTTGAGGACTTCGTTGAGCTCATGGGGCCAAAACTCCTGGCAGAGACGGCAGACATGATTggagtgaaggagctgaggGACGCCTTCAAGGAG TTTGACACCAATGGCGACGGCCAGATCAGCACAGCGGAGCTTCGAGAGGCGATGAAAAAACTGTTGGGACAACAG GTCGGCCACAGAGACCTGGAGGACATCCTGCGGGACATCGACCTCAACGGAGACGGACATGTAGACTTTGAAG AATTTGTGAGGATGATGTCTCGATGA
- the cabp1b gene encoding calcium-binding protein 1b isoform X2, translating to MSSSLPKSESTTSLLRSSGLGRRSAHSDHGPHGHRSHRAPHHPAGARGGGDDAPWTEDCETSARRPLCQPRHADPRNASEHHRAHRGHSHRQPAPPEDSYAQEDARHRASRHAKERGKPSRSKHAQHPHGSSREMPPPSPHVHAGSRQDRRTSPTPSHPKHADEAAFFFEPSERAVTGSSSSLSSDQHAPSAPAKPASSRTSKRLSATLSEYDSSLHPIVKSVFGQDRELRPEEMDELREAFKEFDKDKDGFIGCKDLGNCMRTMGYMPTEMELIELSQQINMNLGGHVDFEDFVELMGPKLLAETADMIGVKELRDAFKEFDTNGDGQISTAELREAMKKLLGQQVGHRDLEDILRDIDLNGDGHVDFEEFVRMMSR from the exons ATGAGCTCCTCTCTGCCCAAAAGCGAGTCCACCACCTCGCTGCTGCGGTCCTCCGGGCTCGGCCGCCGCTCGGCGCACTCGGATCACGGTCCGCACGGCCACCGGAGCCACCGCGCTCCCCATCACCCCGCCGGAGCCAGGGGCGGCGGCGACGACGCGCCGTGGACGGAGGACTGCGAGACCAGCGCGCGGAGACCGCTCTGCCAACCGAGGCACGCCGACCCCCGGAACGCGAGCGAGCACCACCGGGCGCACAGGGGCCACTCTCACCGGCAGCCGGCCCCGCCGGAGGACAGTTACGCGCAGGAGGACGCGCGGCACAGGGCGAGCAGGCACGCGAAGGAGCGCGGGAAGCCCTCCAGATCCAAGCACGCGCAGCATCCGCACGGCTCCTCCAGAGAGATGCCTCCTCCCTCACCGCACGTCCACGCCGGCTCCCGGCAGGACCGGAGGACCTCGCCGACCCCGTCCCACCCGAAGCACGCGGACGAGGCGGCTTTCTTCTTCGAGCCCAGCGAGAGAGCCGTGACCgggtcctcctccagcctcagctcCGACCAGCACGCGCCCAGCGCACCTGCCAAGCCCGCATCCAGCCGCACGTCCAAGCGGCTGAGCGCCACTTTGTCCGAGTACgactcctctctccatcccatAGTGAAGTCCGTGTTTGGCCAG GACCGAGAACTGAGGCCAGAAGAAATGGATG AGTTGCGTGAGGCTTTCAAAGAGTTTGACAAGGACAAAGACGGATTCATTGGCTGTAAAGACCTGGGAAACTGCATGAGGACGATGGGCTACATGCcgacagagatggagctgatcGAGCTGAGCCAGCAGATCAACATGAACT TGGGAGGACACGTCGACTTTGAGGACTTCGTTGAGCTCATGGGGCCAAAACTCCTGGCAGAGACGGCAGACATGATTggagtgaaggagctgaggGACGCCTTCAAGGAG TTTGACACCAATGGCGACGGCCAGATCAGCACAGCGGAGCTTCGAGAGGCGATGAAAAAACTGTTGGGACAACAG GTCGGCCACAGAGACCTGGAGGACATCCTGCGGGACATCGACCTCAACGGAGACGGACATGTAGACTTTGAAG AATTTGTGAGGATGATGTCTCGATGA
- the ggt5b gene encoding glutathione hydrolase 5 proenzyme, producing the protein MAKAKALLVGCLVLVGIACTVALVALCIAALADGSCSSGGFRHAAVSADSPTCSEIGRNMLQRGGSAVDGAIAALLCTSVVNPQSMGIGGGSIVTVRNKTGGVQVFNFRETVPKSFKPNLLNDCPTKFTLSTGAQWIGVPGELLGYEELHKQYGKLPWAKLFEPTIQLAREGMPMPAYLGNFMKSDIVKSYVENTSLCEILCNKNKTILGKGDILKFPKLAETMETIAQKGTDAFYNGKIGQDLIQDIRAAGGTLKMEDLRSFRVRVQDAWTVSLGDDQMHIPPPPAGGALLAFILKIMKGFPLTPDSLAGDKKIQMYHRYIEAAKFANGQKKYVRDPGYNREKSADHLLDPSFINRIREMISSNRTFDNSYYDNVSPVSDHIGTTHVSVLDEDGLAVSATSTINQLFGGAVYSPRTGIILNNELADFCGRADTLRAGEQPPSSMSPVILESKSGRILVIGGSGGSLITTSVALSLINHLWLGMDLKDAIKARIVFVDSQNNVNFEPGFDEGVARGLGALGHSVGRWKYFLNVVNAVEKDNGCIRAVSDCRKMGGSAGY; encoded by the exons ATGGCGAAAGCGAAGGCTCTGCTGGTGGGCTGCCTCGTTCTGGTGGGCATCGCCTGCACGGTCGCCCTGGTCGCTCTGTGCATCGCGGCGCTGGCGGACGGGAGCTGCTCCTCCGGCGGATTCAGACACGCGGCGGTGTCCGCAGACTCTCCCACGTGCTCCGAGATCGGCAG GAACATGCTGCAGCGCGGGGGATCGGCGGTAGATGGCGCCATTGCAGCTCTGCTGTGCACCTCTGTGGTCAACCCTCAGAGCATGGGCATCGGAGGCGGCTCCATCGTGACCGTGAGGAACAAGACAG ggggtGTCCAGGTGTTTAACTTCAGAGAAACTGTCCCAAAGTCATTCAAACCCAACCTGTTAAATGACTGCCCCACTAAATTCACGCTGTCCACTG GTGCCCAGTGGATTGGCGTTCCTGGAGAGCTTCTGGGCTATGAGGAGCTTCATAAACAGTATGGGAAGCTGCCCTGGGCCAAGCTGTTCGAGCCAACTATTCAGCTGGCCAGGGAAGGCATGCCGATGCCAGCCTATCTGGGGAACTTCATGAAGTCTGACATTGTGAAAAGCTACGTGGAAAACACATCTCTCTG TGAAATTTTGTGCAACAAGAACAAAACTATTCTGGGAAAAGGAGACATCCTGAAGTTTCCTAAACTTGCAGAAACCATGGAAACCATCGCACAGAAAGGGACAGATGCCTTTTACAACGGCAAGATCGGACAGGACTTGATTCAAGACATAAGAGCCGCAG GCGGCACCTTAAAAATGGAGGACCTGAGATCCTTCAGGGTTCGGGTTCAGGACGCCTGGACCGTTTCACTGGGAGACGATCAGATGCACATCCCCCCACCGCCTGCTGGAGGCGCTCTGCTCGCCTTCATTCTTAAAATCATGAAAG gaTTCCCACTGACTCCAGACTCGCTGGCTGGTGACAAGAAAATTCAGATGTACCATCGTTATATAGAGGCAGCCAAATTTGCAAATGGACAGAAGAAGTACGTTCGTGATCCAGGCTATAACCGTGAAAAG AGCGCTGACCACTTGCTTGACCCCTCGTTTATCAATCGCATCAGGGAGATGATCTCATCAAATCGCACTTTCGACAACTCTTACTACGACAACGTCAGCCCCGTCTCCGACCACATCGGGACCACGCACGTGTCCGTCCTGGATGAAGATGGACTGGCGGTTTCAGCAACAAGCACAATAAATCAACT aTTTGGAGGAGCCGTTTACTCTCCACGAACCGGCATCATTCTCAACAACGAGCTGGCTGACTTCTGCGGGCGAGCGGACACGCTGCGGGCAG GTGAacagcctccctcctccatgaGTCCTGTGATTCTGGAGTCAAAGTCTGGACGCATCCTGGTGATCGGAGGATCAGGAGGAAGCCTGATCACCACATCCGTGGCTTTG TCTTTAATCAATCACCTGTGGCTGGGGATGGACCTGAAAGACGCCATTAAAGCTCGCATCGTGTTCGTGGATTCACAGAACAATGTGAATTTTGAGCCTGGCTTTGACGAG ggtGTGGCGCGGGGACTCGGGGCTCTCGGACACAGTGTCGGGAGGTGGAAATACTTCCTCAACGTGGTCAACGCGGTGGAAAAAGACAACGGCTGCATCAGGGCCGTGTCCGACTGCAGGAAGATGGGCGGGTCGGCTGGATACTGA